The following are encoded together in the Falsibacillus albus genome:
- a CDS encoding alpha-amylase family glycosyl hydrolase → MSLIKAIEEKLHEIYGKDFREEYVAKFRGFIERWEEKRVQPNAPISEKNVYLITYGDSIFEKGKPTLETLRTFLNEKVKGAVTDVHLLPMFPYTSDDGFSVTDYRQINPELGDWSEINGLAEDYRLMFDFVANHISKSSDWFKGYMNGDPEFQDYFIAKDPAFDASQVVRPRTSPLFHEYGDKTAWTTFSEDQVDVNFRHFPVLLEMTEILMEYAYQGGTSIRLDAIGFIWKESGTSCMHLPQAHAIIQLWRTVLDHFVPNTQIITETNVPHQENISYFGNGLNEAHMVYQFTLPPLVLHSFTTHNAEKLTKWAKTIKPVSEEATYFNFLASHDGIGMRPTEGILTEAEKQVLADKVTENGGRVSYKSNPDGTQSVYELNINYSEALVNKGEDVTEEQEIQKMLAAHSILLSVIGVPAIYYHSLLGSKNDYAGLEESGINRRINREKLEIGRILEELESDPRRKGIFEGLKKLIGIRQAESVFSPYAPQEVMELGKSVFAVKRENEETGETVYAAVNVSNAEATIDMGVAGIDLITGQKVEGPITLAPYGFVWVK, encoded by the coding sequence ATGAGCTTGATCAAGGCAATCGAAGAAAAACTGCATGAGATTTACGGCAAGGATTTCCGGGAAGAGTACGTCGCGAAGTTCCGTGGGTTCATCGAACGCTGGGAAGAAAAACGGGTTCAGCCGAATGCGCCGATTTCGGAAAAAAATGTGTACTTGATCACGTATGGCGACAGTATCTTTGAAAAAGGCAAGCCGACACTCGAGACGCTAAGGACCTTTTTAAACGAAAAAGTGAAGGGGGCAGTGACGGATGTACACTTGCTTCCGATGTTTCCATATACGTCCGATGACGGCTTTTCCGTGACCGACTATCGTCAAATCAATCCGGAGCTTGGCGATTGGTCCGAGATCAATGGATTGGCGGAGGATTACCGATTGATGTTTGATTTTGTCGCCAACCATATTTCGAAAAGCAGCGACTGGTTCAAGGGATATATGAATGGCGATCCGGAATTTCAGGATTATTTTATCGCGAAGGATCCGGCATTCGATGCGAGCCAGGTTGTCCGTCCTCGTACGTCACCGTTATTCCACGAATACGGGGATAAGACCGCTTGGACGACATTCAGCGAGGATCAGGTCGATGTGAATTTCCGCCATTTCCCGGTGTTGCTGGAGATGACGGAAATCTTGATGGAGTATGCTTATCAAGGTGGGACAAGCATCCGCCTTGATGCGATCGGGTTCATTTGGAAGGAGTCCGGTACGTCTTGTATGCACCTGCCGCAGGCGCATGCGATCATCCAGCTGTGGCGGACGGTGCTCGATCATTTTGTCCCGAATACGCAGATCATCACGGAAACGAACGTGCCACATCAGGAGAACATCAGCTACTTCGGCAATGGACTGAACGAGGCGCATATGGTGTATCAATTCACCTTGCCGCCGCTCGTACTGCACAGCTTTACGACGCACAATGCGGAAAAATTGACGAAGTGGGCAAAGACCATCAAACCGGTTTCTGAGGAAGCGACATATTTCAATTTCCTTGCGAGCCATGATGGCATCGGGATGCGTCCGACAGAGGGCATTTTAACCGAAGCGGAAAAGCAGGTGCTAGCGGACAAAGTAACTGAAAATGGCGGGCGTGTTTCATATAAAAGCAATCCGGACGGCACGCAGTCCGTCTATGAACTGAACATCAATTACTCTGAGGCGCTCGTGAATAAAGGCGAGGATGTGACAGAGGAGCAGGAGATTCAAAAGATGCTTGCGGCCCACTCGATCCTGCTTTCGGTGATCGGTGTCCCGGCGATTTACTACCATTCCCTGCTTGGTTCGAAAAATGACTACGCAGGTCTGGAGGAATCCGGCATCAATCGTCGAATTAATCGAGAGAAGCTGGAAATCGGCCGGATTCTTGAGGAACTTGAAAGCGACCCGCGCCGGAAAGGTATTTTTGAAGGGTTGAAAAAGTTGATCGGCATCCGTCAAGCTGAGTCCGTATTTTCTCCTTACGCACCACAGGAAGTGATGGAGTTGGGAAAAAGCGTATTTGCTGTGAAGCGTGAAAACGAAGAAACAGGAGAAACGGTGTACGCTGCGGTGAACGTTTCCAATGCGGAAGCGACCATCGACATGGGTGTTGCCGGAATTGACCTGATCACTGGTCAGAAAGTAGAAGGCCCAATCACTCTAGCGCCATACGGCTTCGTATGGGTAAAATAA